The sequence below is a genomic window from Lycium ferocissimum isolate CSIRO_LF1 chromosome 9, AGI_CSIRO_Lferr_CH_V1, whole genome shotgun sequence.
ggcacgacatttaagaaagagggaagacttttgaaacttgtggtgcaaaataagtcttgaatatttgtgtggctgtaaatcattcataaagtgaatttgttttcaaattaggaaaggGGTCATTCATTTTAacacggactaaaaagaaaataggttcacataaattgaaatagagtcagtaacaagtttcaaaatttttttccccacaaattccatgcttaatcaAACATTTTCGCATAAAATGTGATGGAAGTGGAAGAATAAGTAGAAAATTCTAATAAATGAAACATAAGGAGAGAGAGTGCATGTTGTAGGCCTGtaagaatgtgtttggtttAAGATTTTTAAAACATAAGCAAGCAACAGCCCGGTTTCATGATTGGACGGACGGTGGGCGAGTAGTACGGAATCCATTGCGCCCATATTCATGCCATCTTCCTAATTCCAAACAACTactctatttatttttgtaGTATAACACTCTCCAATTAAGGTCATAATAACTAGCTATTCATCTAAACATGTCAAAGTCAATCAGTCGTAGTAATGGTGGTAGTGGCGGTGGTGATAGTTTTAGGACGGAGTTGCTGTCTCCTGCTGCTCAGTCTGTGGTCGATCACTCCATGCCTTTGGGGTCGTCGAATACATGGAAAGTCAACACCAGCGATTTCCATCTTCCACAACACCGCTCTTATGATCATCAATCTTTCACTTTCCTTCGTCTACTTCGCGCTTTCAGTAATTCCTCCTTCTCTCTTCCTTTTCCAAATACATGTTTTTCAATATACTTGTTATCGCCTCCACATTTTTGTTTGATTGCAAGACATATATCGAAAGTACTTTAACAAGATTTTCAAATATGCCGTGATATATATAACATTTTTATGATCATACGAGTATGCTATTAAgataaattgaaaaaataaaaaagtttttataataaaaatatacctTTTTTAGAAAGAAGTTGGAAAAGGAAAGAATATTCTCCATCCATCCCACTTCATGTGATGCACTTACTAAGTGGAGTGGAGAGTTAAAGTAATTTTTCTTTGATCGTTATTTTTTACATACAtctttaaattattttgaattgttTGTTATTgtaacttataatactttttatataatactacatatgcaaattttatttcaataaaaataaatattttatatctgAATTCATCCAAAAGATTAGATAATTTGACTTTTGTAATCCAAATAGTCTCACATAAATGGGTAGGGAGGGATGGAGTATATAAAATGGAACAAAGAGTGGAGGGCACCTTTCTCTGCGATGTGTCAGCcttttatttggtgtttattgagtatattttattgttattataatgttttaACTGCTCTTTGCGTTGACAATTGCCTAATGTATTGATAGTTGCCTTTCCAGGaatcattttatttttggttctttatttttctcaaaatagagATCTTTGTTGAACATATTTTTGCAGAGTTCTTGCATTTCTCGAGCTGTAGCATTTTAGTGGAGCAAAATGTATCCTCATGTGCCCACCAGATGCTAATTATTTATCATACTAAATATAGCCCAACTTGAATTTAGAGTTTTGGATCCATTAACTATGATTCAAAGGGATTAAACTTGCTAAATAAACTAGCAAGTTTATAATTCAAGATTGATTAGCAAAAGCTTACAGTGCGATTTCATTGGGACTAGTTTCATGAAATGTACTCCTAAAAGTTCAAAATTCCTggtttatattttcttttatgtccGGGCACTCAAacattattttttcttcttccataaGGCAATTTTTTCCCAGTCTATACCATATTTTAGTTGGTATGAGAGTGGAAATGGTCATATGGCTCCTGGCTAGTTATTTATTACATCTTCAAACTAATGGAAGAGGAAAAGGGGTAGACTATCAATGGTTGTATTCAAATCCGTTACTTTCTTGAATTATGTACAAGCATAGAGTTGCTTTTTTGAGTAAATGAAAAGAGAATTCTTGGCAAAGAAGAATTTTAAAAGTGGAATTGCAAAAACATTGAATACTCCAAGAACAATTGTGAGGGGATGGATCATGTAACAGATTATGATAGTTGTACTTCCAATCATTTCGGGCTAAGGTCGTTATGTCTTGAAGTAACTTTAAACCATTCAATCTCATATTTGTAAACAAAAATTGGCCAAATTTGTTTCCCTTTTGCATAGAAAACTAATGTGTTCGATATATTCAAGAGTTTCAGGTGTTCTTGATCTATTTGCTCTAGATTATTAATCCTGTTTAATTGTTAAGAAGGGGTTGGTAATTAAACTAGGGGTTGAGGACTATTTGTGAAGTCACTAATTTTCAGTTGAAGAAACAATAGTTCACTTGATAATCTGTAAAGCAGGCAACAAAATCCATCTTCATTGGACCAACATTTGCTCTTACATGGACTTAAGAATGATACTTAAAGTAGCTAATTTCAGATAACCAAACTCATTGTTTTGGATAAACAAAGTTCCCATTGTcattttcacttcttttttctttcaaatcttGCCTGATTGCTTTTTGTAATCTCTTAATCATCAATAGGGAATCAGAAAAGAGTTGCTGAATACTACAAAAATCAACAAAGGCTGCTTGAAGGATACAATGAGATGGACACAATTAATGAATGTGGTTATTTACCTGGAAGTCTTACCGAGGTAATTACTGTCTTCCACATTTTCGAGGAATGGATGATTCTCATCAATTTAATCATCACAATTTTTGTTAAATTAACTTTCTGCTATTTTAGTGTTCAGAAGCTCTTGTTGTTATTCTCTTTTGTTGTTCATAAAGCTAACATTTGCAGTTTCAAATAGACCTTGGAGGCCGTGATTTCTTCTCGTCAACAACAatctttttccatatttacttGAGTGTACATTAGGACTTCCAGTCAAATTCTTAGGTTTCTTGAATCTTAATATTCTGTTACTGCTATTTATAATAAGATTCAACTTATTAATAGTGTAGGGCTGATGTCGTTTTTCCTATCTAACAATAATGTTTGCCAGGATGAAATGAAGAAACTAGCTAAGGGTGAAAGCATGGCGATTTATGTGTCAAACGCGGCAAATATGGTTCTTTTCATTGCTAAAGTCTACGCTTCTGTTGACAGCAGATCACTGGCTGTAATTGCGTCGACTTTAGACTCCCTATTAGACCTCTTATCTGGATTTATTCTGTGGTTCACTTCTCATGCAATGAAAACACCAAATCAGTACCGCTATCCAATTGGAAAGAAGAGAATGCAGCCAGTGGTAAGTTTTTGTTAACACTGCAACATTCTGAGATTTATGTTGGATTGTCCTACATTGGTTTTGGGAATGATTTGTTGTCTCGTTATATTGTTTTGGGCAACCCACACCTCATGATTAGCTTTTGGAGTTGAGTTAGGCCTAATGTCCATTTATTCTTAACAATTTATCACATGCATTGTTTCTGCTTTTTAGCTGCTTGACAGGTACAATCCTTATCTCAGGATATTTCTCCAAAAATAGAGTTAAGAATAGAAAAGAGCATCTTCCCTTTAGCTCTATAGTTAAGAATGAAAATTTTTAACTTTATGTTGCAAGTAAAccagtatatatattttgcttgGTTGCATCGTTGTATAGATTATAAccagtatatatattttgcttgGTTGCATCGTTGTATAGATTAACATGAACCTTTCTACCACGCTGGGGATGTTGAACTAATCTGCTACACTATTTTCAGGGTTTAGTTGTCTTTGCATCCGTAATGGCGACCTTAGGACTACAAATATTGTTCGAGTCCGGTAGACAACTCATAACTAAGGTATGTAATTGGTCCTACTCAGCTGTGTCATGATATGGATGTGTTTGTCTAAGTTGTAAAAAATAATGCCGAAATGATGAAGCAATATTCCTAAGATACATATTTTCTGATATCATGTTATGAAAAATGGAATTTGGAATTCATGAGGATTTTCCTGGGCTATGCAAAGAGATTAAAGCTTATGCTCTCAACCAGCGTGGGACTCTAATAGTATTCATAGTTCCTTCTTCTCCTAAAAATCAGCAGCCTCGAGTTTTTTCTAGATTTTGTTCTTCTAGAgttgattttaattatttatagaGTTCAACAGTACTCCTCTGTCTTAggtaatacttttttttaacattgatGGACAAGTTATATTGTTGAAAATCACCACTAATTTATATGATAAATGTGATATATCTTATTTATGATGTGAGTACGTAGGACAGGTAGTTCATTTTAGGAGAAAAGgaaaggcaaaaaaaaagaagctaaatcGCCACTAAAAGC
It includes:
- the LOC132031448 gene encoding metal tolerance protein 9-like isoform X1, with amino-acid sequence MSKSISRSNGGSGGGDSFRTELLSPAAQSVVDHSMPLGSSNTWKVNTSDFHLPQHRSYDHQSFTFLRLLRAFRNQKRVAEYYKNQQRLLEGYNEMDTINECGYLPGSLTEDEMKKLAKGESMAIYVSNAANMVLFIAKVYASVDSRSLAVIASTLDSLLDLLSGFILWFTSHAMKTPNQYRYPIGKKRMQPVGLVVFASVMATLGLQILFESGRQLITKSHPDRDHEKEKWMIGIMVSVTVIKFVLMVYCRRFKNEIIRAYAQDHFFDVITNSIGLATAVLAIQFYWWIDPTGAIIIALYTMGTWARTVLENVWSLIGRTAPPDFLAKLTYLVWNHHERIKHIDTVRAYTFGTHYFVEVDIVLPEDMFLNQAHNIGETLQEKLEQLVEVERAFVHIDFDITHKLEHKTLIKSN